Part of the Lolium rigidum isolate FL_2022 chromosome 6, APGP_CSIRO_Lrig_0.1, whole genome shotgun sequence genome, GGCGTTGCACGGGTGCATCCTGTCGGAGATTCAGGTCCGCGCGTTTGTTTCCATGGCGGTAACATATACTCGTGAATGCTAAGTTACCTAACTGAACCTTTTCTTCAGTCGCCACCGGAGAACAGGAAGGTTTTCAGCGTGGAGCTCCACAACGTGGGCAACGAGGCCGCCAAGGTGCTGCGGGAGCTCGGTCAGCGGGTGAAGACCATGACGAGACTGAGCTCCCCGAACATCCTCGCCGAGGTCCACCACGCCGTCGAGGAGCTGCAGAAGAAGATCGACCAGCGGTCATTCCTGCTCGTCAACACGGAGCGGTGGGGGGAGGCGGTCGCCGCCTGCAAGCAGAACGAGCCTCCGCCGGCGCAAGAGCACGCCGTGGTCATCAACATCGGCGGAGCAGGTGTGCACAAGTCGGACTCGAGCACGTCCCTCGCCCGGCACGCCGTCCTCACCAACGCCGGCGCGGCGGTGCACAAGTCAGACTCGAACACGTCCCTCGCCCGGTTCGACTCGTCGGCGTCGGGGGCGGCCATGGGGTTGGACTTCTCATTGTTCAAGCCGCAGGCGTCCTGGCCCTTCCGTCTGCCGCCGATGCACCCGGGCCTGCCGTTCGAGGACGCGGAGGCGAGGACGTACGAGAGCGCGAGCGCGCTGTCGCTGGCCACGTTCGCCTCGCTCCTCATCGAGTTTGTGGCGCGGCTCCGGAACCTCGTCGACGCGTTCGAGGAGCTCAGCGACAAGGCCGGCTTCAAGGATCCCGTGGAGGAGCCCTCTGCCGCCGGCcgggaggagagtggtggtgctTTTGTAGACAGGATACGGAGGCTTTTTAGACTGAAGAGATGATGCGGATGGCAAGAGATTAAACACTAATTAACCCGGTTTTGCTTGCGGTTGATGGGTACCACGACAAGATGGCTGGCTCACAATGTAGGAGATGCTGACATCTGAGTTACCATGTAAATACTAAATGCAGAGATGGGAATCAAAAAATGTATGATGCCTTTTCATGTATTGAAGTGAAACATGGTGAAAGGAATTATAGTATATACTCTATAAAGGATAACAGGGAAGTTGGAGTTGCTGTAGAGTGATGACAATGGGCAACCTCAACGACGGCCCTCGCTTTGTTGGCGTGTGTGGCTTATGTGGGTAGCCAACATGGTTGTGTGTATACctgggcatgtgtcgggccgggccgggcctcagGCTGGCCCGAGGTAAGCCCGACGCAAAAAAatcggcccaagcccggcccggcccgaccaaatACCCACCAAGCCCGTCGGGCCACGGGCTGGGCCGTACTGTGTTTTTGGgctacccaggcccggcccggcccggcagtCGGGCCAACATTTCTTGGCCCAAGCCCGAGTTTTttgggccgggcttcgggccagGCCtcaggccgggctgcccatggccaggtctgGTTGTGTGTGCCCTTGAGACAACCGTGTTCCACAACGGTCGGCGAGAGTGGTTGTACCGGCTTTTAGATTGGTTTTTCGTTATTGTACTGACGCACTCTGTATTTCTTCTTTATTAATAAAAATAACAAgtattttgcctcgtttcaaaaatatAAAGGACAACGGCAGTGGTTGTGTTTTGGCAATATGAATCTAttaaaaaaatacataaaaagacaaattttaaaaatgtcaacaaAAATCGAATTTTATTTTCACTTGTACATCAGGATATTGCACAAGTTTTCGAGAAAAAGTACATTTTtgtaaaaatgacaaaaaaatgtcctgtaaccAGTCATATTAGAGCATCaacatttgtcttttttacactggACACAAAAGAAATCAGAAAACATATGTGCACACATGGAATATCTTAATGTAGATGATATATttcatttcagaattttttgacattttaaaatgtgttttcAAGCTGAATTGGATTTCCCACAACATCACTCTTTGTCGAGGCCTCAAGGGTGAGGTATATAGGCCGTGGAAACTACATACTCCATGCTTCAATCACATATTGAATTATCAGGTCACTAGGTATTCCCAGCTACTGCTTCGCCCCTTTCCCCTTCTTCTACAGTACATCAGATAGGCGAAAGGGAGGCGACAAGTTTTCCTCTTTCCGCCGCCGGCCAGACCGTCGGTTCCCTCTCTCTCCGCCGGCCGCTTCGGCGGCGGGAGAGCGGGGGAACCTCGGCTCTGTGGTTCCGGTGTGTAGATAGTAGGAGTAGTCTTCGGTccggcggcgctgtggtggcggAGGTGTTGCCGGGGAGAATAAGGGTGCCTCAGCTCATTCGCCATGACGACTGTGTTCGTGGTGCTGTCGTCCGTAAGCTGATGGTGGTTGGTGTTCCCGTTCGTGGTTGtcgaggcggtggcggcgaccaCGACATGGGATTTTGTTCCCCTGCCTCGACCTTGCCTCAGCGACGCTCGCTCCGGCGTCCCTGCGAGGCTAGTGGGAAGATGTACAGGAGTCTGCGGAGGATGGGCGTTCTGGAGCTTGGTCAGCGGCAAGCGGCAGGCGGATCCGTTCGTCTTCCTCGACGGCGTCGAGCGGAGGATTCGGATTCGGGATTCGTGGAGCTCGGGGATGTTCCCCGGCCGATGCGCCACAACCGCCACGGTTTCGCTCTTTGGGGCGGACCTCATTTTCGGCTCGTAAAGCATCAGCGCGATGGAGCTCCTTTGGATCTTCGGCTGTTCCTGCGGCCTGCGTTCCGGCGTTGGCGGAGAGCAGCGGCGGGCGATCTGGAAGTTGGTTGCAGAAGCCTCCAGGgtgttttctgttttttctctttTCTGCGAGGTCTTTTCTGCAAAGTTCTTGGACACCTGTTCTTCCTAGGTCTTTCTAGGGTGTTCTGCGTGTGTGTGTTGTTCTTGTACTGTTGACTTTGAACATGCAGttactttctcaaaaaaaaaaaaattatcaggtcacttagGCATTCTTTTTACAGCTGAATAATCCATCCATTTCTTCTTGCATATGTACAGCTGAAAAGATGGCTGACGCCTGACGATGTAGGAGATGCTGATATATAAGTTACCATGTAAACAGAGATATGTGAATCAAAGAATTTAAGATGATTTTTCATGCAGTGAAGCGAAACAGGGTAAAAGGAATTATAATTACCATATATATATACTCTAATGGATAGCTGCACTATAAGGCCAAGGTTCTACAGTCTCGTGGAACTACATTACATACAGCCTTCAATATATACGTCATTCAGGCATTCTTTGGCTGGATAATACATACATTCTTCTTGCGTATATACAATGCGGTACATGCCAAACAAATAGTACAACATACAGCTGGATTTAAGGTCAGTGACTCATGAGATAAGACACATAATAGCAGTTACCGGGCAGCTCTACTGGTATTATCTATTTCACTTAACCATGTTCATTGTGTGACGCTCGTCAGAGGAAGAAGGGAAAGCCCTTCTGTGATTGTGGCTTGGTGCAATCTGAATTAGCCCATCCAATCTGCCTCCGTTCATTGTCATACACAACTAACTTGCCGCGCagagaaacatctacatgtaaaaCCAGGAAATGATGATGGTAATTTTGATAAAATTATCCTTTTGATGATTATTACTGGCTGGAGAACAACAGAAGAAAACCATGAATACCTCCGACTATTATTGTTGACCCATGATCTATCTCTGTTCCATTTAGCAGCCCCAGACAAACGTTGCCCTTATCCTGGAATAAGTCCAGCAAGAAAACAACATAAATaagtattttcagcattgaactcGTGTTATAGATGTGGATAGATGTTAAAGACATAACAGAAATTTATAAAAATACATCAAGACTTACACTCAAGATTAAGTAATCGTCAGGAAGAATGGTGAATGTTTTGGGCAGAACAAACCATCTTCTCCCAAAGTGAAGGTTTAAGGGCTTGAAGAACTGTTTGACATCTCCCAAATGCCTGCAAATTCTAAGATGGTTAGGAAAAAGGCAAGTTGTTTCTTCTACGGTGTTTTTCCTGTCGAACTTCCCCTCCTAGTAGAGGTGATCTATTACAGTTCCAGCATATTACCTTACGGAAGAATCAGCTTTCCAGCATAGAGGTAATGTCGTATCTGACTCATCTTGGACAAAACTCGGGGAGTCATTTTTAATCTGTGAAGTTAGAACAGAAGTTAGTAAATTAGATTGGATAGATTGACCCAAATGCAAAATTAATAACAACACTCACAGCAGCAACAATGTTTTTATATATTTCATCTGGAAGGTATGTATATGAGCTTCCGCTATCAAAAATCACTTGAACCGAGTTTCCTGCTTGCCCGTGCAAACTGAGCTGCTGATCTCCATAATTCACGTTATGGGCTTTTGTGTGGTACAAGTTACTGGCAACATTAAAGAAAATCATCGAGAAAAGTTAGGGAATGTTAGCAACAAAAGCAAATATAATTCTTCTTTAATTTAGAAGCCAAAAGAGAAAGGGATGATAAATATGGCAACGTATGCAAGTAAACTTAATTAAAGACAGGATGTGACTTACTCTAAACCACCTCGAATAGGAGCCCATGTCAATCCCCATCTGGGTACATATTCATCACCCAGAAACATGTACCCACCACCACTTGCCTCTCTGGTGATACAATGGCCAAAAACGTTGGAAATAATTCCTTTGCTGGCCAGCTGACTAGGAAGGCTTATTGCTGCACTGCTAAGACCAAGAATCCCATCAGTCTTGGCTGGTGAAGACAGAAGTTGGCCTTGCTGATCATATGCACACCTATTTGGTAGACAAAAGTCAGTTAGTAACTGGGTGATTTAAATCAATCTAACATATCATGCATGTGCAGCAGGACATCTCTTCAAAGGTTTGACCGTACCCAAATACATAGTCTAGTTTTTCTCTTCCACCGTCTGTAGTGATCAGATGCATATCATCCTTTGCAAGGACACCCATAGAGGAGCTCCTATCAGCATATTCAATCTCATAGTCACATTGCTTGCACGTCTCACAGTAGTTCTGGTCGCCTTGCAACTCTTGACATAAAGAATCCCTGGGAGGGACTATCTTTTCTTTTGTTGGCTTA contains:
- the LOC124659991 gene encoding aspartyl protease APCB1-like, producing MPPRPPPPPPPPPPQVHGVVVITLPPHDQPSKGKTITAYTYTDDPPGALPPHRGPASADSRRSRRAVSPRRAAAMLLVLGALALAAYYCIYSDVAVQFLGMEEEEAQRERNETKSFLLPLYPKARQGRALREFGDIKLAAKRVDDGGGRKVTKKLQAEGAASAGTNSTVLLPIKGNVFPDGQYYTSIFVGNPPRPYFLDVDTGSDLTWIQCDAPCTNCAKGPHPLYKPTKEKIVPPRDSLCQELQGDQNYCETCKQCDYEIEYADRSSSMGVLAKDDMHLITTDGGREKLDYVFGCAYDQQGQLLSSPAKTDGILGLSSAAISLPSQLASKGIISNVFGHCITREASGGGYMFLGDEYVPRWGLTWAPIRGGLDNLYHTKAHNVNYGDQQLSLHGQAGNSVQVIFDSGSSYTYLPDEIYKNIVAAIKNDSPSFVQDESDTTLPLCWKADSSVRHLGDVKQFFKPLNLHFGRRWFVLPKTFTILPDDYLILSDKGNVCLGLLNGTEIDHGSTIIVGDVSLRGKLVVYDNERRQIGWANSDCTKPQSQKGFPFFL